A single window of Narcine bancroftii isolate sNarBan1 chromosome 1, sNarBan1.hap1, whole genome shotgun sequence DNA harbors:
- the sec61g gene encoding protein transport protein Sec61 subunit gamma isoform X1 — MRKQYTVLCNVSGRKAANFSEAPRETREDIMDQVMQFVEPSRQFVKDSIRLVKRCTKPDRKDRKNSMITVKSSSSSTDRDHGCLIEFQKIAMATAIGFAIMGFIGFFVKLIHIPINNIIVGG; from the exons ATGcgtaaacagtatactgttttgTGCAACGTCAGCGGCAGGAAGGCAGCGAATTTTTCGGAGGCTCCGCGAGAGACCAGAGAG GACATAATGGATCAAGTAATGCAATTTGTGGAGCCTAGTCGCCAGTTTGTGAAAGATTCAATCAGACTTGTGAAAAGATGTACAAAGCCAGACAGGAAAG ACAGGAAGAACTCCATGATTACAGTAAAGTCCTCATCATCCAGCACCGACAGGGATCATGGATGTTTGAtag AATTTCAGAAGATTGCCATGGCAACAGCTATTGGATTTGCCATCATGGGATTCATTGGATTCTTTGTCAAGCTTATCCACATCCCAATTAATAACATTATTGT TGGTGGTTAG
- the sec61g gene encoding protein transport protein Sec61 subunit gamma isoform X2, translated as MRKQYTVLCNVSGRKAANFSEAPRETREDIMDQVMQFVEPSRQFVKDSIRLVKRCTKPDRKEFQKIAMATAIGFAIMGFIGFFVKLIHIPINNIIVGG; from the exons ATGcgtaaacagtatactgttttgTGCAACGTCAGCGGCAGGAAGGCAGCGAATTTTTCGGAGGCTCCGCGAGAGACCAGAGAG GACATAATGGATCAAGTAATGCAATTTGTGGAGCCTAGTCGCCAGTTTGTGAAAGATTCAATCAGACTTGTGAAAAGATGTACAAAGCCAGACAGGAAAG AATTTCAGAAGATTGCCATGGCAACAGCTATTGGATTTGCCATCATGGGATTCATTGGATTCTTTGTCAAGCTTATCCACATCCCAATTAATAACATTATTGT TGGTGGTTAG